The Colias croceus chromosome 19, ilColCroc2.1 genome contains the following window.
agaaaaaaataactagtcaTGGAAAAATCCAAGTGTCTATTGTGTTAGGCAAGTGTTAGGTAatcaacaaattattatgaaaagtcatattataattttttttaatttttcctaAACTATTATGGCATTGACCGCAGACCTCTGCTATCAACAAGTTAATGACGTGTGTATTGAGGGTTAGAATCAGCAAAtcattttgcaataaaataattaaagcaaTTATGTCAGAACATGATAAGGCTAAGGTTATCACCACTATActcaattttatttgatgttacattaatattaaaactagctgCTTGACCCGGTTTTGCTCGAGTTGACCcaggatagaaaaaaatattgtctaTGCCTATTAATATATTGCTAAAGCCTGTATGCTTAGCctgtatgtatataaattgcATGTAAAACTTAAATTCGGTCATTggtatattatgaaataagtcGTAAAAACAAACccagacaaaaaaaaatcaatcatttcctgaatttatattttttggttttatggcatttttttctacttattctttataaatttacaatcatttcctgtttatattatttttaggtaaagatataatattttattctcgtctttattcaaatcatagctgatgttattaattgtttgtaataatgagttgtttattattatatgtatttatatggTCATAATAtcgtatattatgtatttgaagCAAAAGTTCAATCCAATTATCGATAGTGTAGGTCAAAAAGGTGCTCCtcagaaaaaaacaaaacaatatgaaaaaatatgaatatttatttgcctaaattaatatttacaaagtcATATCCAAGAattcttataaattaacaaattatatacaaattaattaattgccATATTAAGATAGACTTAAGAGGCGGCGACACGATCATCGAGCTTGACCAAAAAATTGCACAAACTACATTTTACACGTTCTGtcttttaatgtttattcacCACTCGAGCACACTgggaatatatttttcaataagaCCTTCATAGTAGGGCCACAGGGCTTCGATGTCGGGAACCACAGTGCACTTTGTGTATAAGTCGTATTGACTGAaaaagaaagaattttttagaaattagcAATTAGCAGAAAAAAGCTGACCTTAAAGGTAGGTAATTTTGgcacaagagcaacttttgtctccgcaactattttgtctctcccaagTCCCATCAATTATTTTACGCGCTAGCTCTTAGCTCATAGAATTTTCTTAAGACTAAGACATCTTAAGTTAAGGATGATTAGTGGCATTATTATGACTAACAACTAATTGAACGTATTTTCTATAGAAAATAGGAGTTCAGAGTAATGGTAAAAACCAAGTAAAAACTCACTTGAACAATGTCACAGCCTTCTTGATTTTTTCGTCGTCTTCTTTAGCGAGGTGCTGGTAGTCACCACCAGCGTGCCAAGGATAGAATGAGtgatatctgtaataaaataaatatgttttacagCCGATATGGTTTctgagttttttttattttcaaaattatcgcGATCGTTGCTCGTCGTTGATTTAAAAGTCTAAAGTtgatttttacaaataaaaaatttacatttacgtGGTTTTTAACGTTTTGGATGTAACAGAACGATAGGGATATCAAGAAAAACAGTTCATAAATATCGTTAAAATCtatgtaggtaaataattacaaaattttattcgtaCCTGATCATCCATAGACCTTCTTTGGGAAACTTGGAATTATTGTGGACCAAAACCCGGTAGAGATACTCATCGTGACCCCAAGACATTGTGAGGTTTTCGATTCCGCATTTTGGCTGGTAGATACCGTTTTCCGTACTGAAAGGGAATATTTACGGTTAATATTcttgaatatattaatataccaATAATTCATAGCCGTTTTGTATTTTTCCAGAAAAGTACATCTCGTATGATATAAAATGATCCCACTTTGTTTTTGTTGACCTTTGTGGAAAATACAATCtgatttaaaacattaacatCAATAACTTACCAATTGGttaaagataattaataaaaaacataccaaCATACAGAACATTCCCCACCAAAATTGACTACCTATGTAGTTCAAAAGGAATCAAAACCTTTCAGAACTTTCCTACATAGACTTGCGAGTAGGTATTGAGAgtacttacttatatttaGGGTTGTAGGTATCTGGGTTGCCCTTAAAGCTGTCGTCTCCGTACACGATGTGCTTGCCCCACTTGCAACCAACAGGGAACGTGTCTCCCACCACGCACCATTGGGGCTCGTCATAGAATGCCATCAcctaaacaattaaacatgttatataattatttgtagcTCATTATTTCGGAatttttctctttataatgATGAACGTATATATTCAGCCTTCCTGAATTATAAAAGCTCATAAAGTATTCGTTTGGGTATTATTTTTGGCCAGGGATGTAAAAGTATGTGTTGTATGTTTTAAG
Protein-coding sequences here:
- the LOC123700459 gene encoding inositol oxygenase-like isoform X1; this encodes MDHPASDFFMDLEVVKLPYYEPVSMVDPSLLLRPEAVYEDKPVTAFRDYTIDDKDPIRERVRRTYYTMHTNMTYEFVQSKMAKWLNFNHFKATMKEALYKMNELVDESDPDLDLPNIVHAFQTAERIRQDHPDEDWFHLIGLIHDVGKVMAFYDEPQWCVVGDTFPVGCKWGKHIVYGDDSFKGNPDTYNPKYNTENGIYQPKCGIENLTMSWGHDEYLYRVLVHNNSKFPKEGLWMIRYHSFYPWHAGGDYQHLAKEDDEKIKKAVTLFNQYDLYTKCTVVPDIEALWPYYEGLIEKYIPSVLEW
- the LOC123700459 gene encoding inositol oxygenase-like isoform X2 translates to MRDRTKEPVSMVDPSLLLRPEAVYEDKPVTAFRDYTIDDKDPIRERVRRTYYTMHTNMTYEFVQSKMAKWLNFNHFKATMKEALYKMNELVDESDPDLDLPNIVHAFQTAERIRQDHPDEDWFHLIGLIHDVGKVMAFYDEPQWCVVGDTFPVGCKWGKHIVYGDDSFKGNPDTYNPKYNTENGIYQPKCGIENLTMSWGHDEYLYRVLVHNNSKFPKEGLWMIRYHSFYPWHAGGDYQHLAKEDDEKIKKAVTLFNQYDLYTKCTVVPDIEALWPYYEGLIEKYIPSVLEW